A stretch of Arachis hypogaea cultivar Tifrunner chromosome 15, arahy.Tifrunner.gnm2.J5K5, whole genome shotgun sequence DNA encodes these proteins:
- the LOC112748181 gene encoding protein FAR1-RELATED SEQUENCE 5-like: protein MESKISDDVPIIGMEFESLDAVIEFYNTYTRRVGFDWRNRSSKKNADGVVCYVMLVCNQEDRAESKVDETRKTYPKGPTWCKARMIAFSDVGSSWIVRVVKLKHCHDLDCTNMRLLRRNKVISMQKLLNHARGPDSLSFQEKNVRNFIDLDRRSIEKGGDGKAMMDYFRPMKERDIRFYYDIDYNEECQIIRIFFPNPRSIASYQYFGDVVSFDTIYITNKYDMSFATFVGVNHREQSVLLGCGLLNFEEKASFVWLFNF, encoded by the exons ATGGAATCAAAGATTAGTGATGATGTTCCCATTATTGGCATGGAATTCGAGTCTTTGGATGCAGTAATCGAATTCTACAATACCTACACTAGAAGAGTTGGCTTTGACTGGAGGAATAGGAGTTCGAAAAAGAATGCCGATGGGGTTGTATGCTATGTTATGCTTGTCTGCAACCAGGAGGACAGAGCCGAATCAAAAGTTGATGAAACAAGGAAGACCTATCCAAAAGGACCTACATGGTGTAAAGCCAGGATGATTGCCTTTTCTGATGTCGGCAGTAGTTGGATTGTTAGGGTAGTTAAACTGAAACACTGTCATGATCTGGACTGCACTAATATGAGGTTATTGAGGAGAAATAAGGTTATTTCTATGCAG AAGCTACTTAACCATGCCAGAGGGCCTGATAGCCTTAGTTTTCAGGAAAAAAATGTGAGAAATTTCATTGATTTGGATAGGAGGTCAATTGAGAAAGGAGGCGATGGTAAAGCAATGATGGACTATTTTAGACCGATGAAGGAGCGAGACATTCGTTTTTACTATGATATTGATTACAATGAAGAATGTCAAATTATTCGGATATTTTTTCCTAATCCTCGGAGTATTGCCTCGTACCAGTACTTTGGAGATGTTGTCAGCTTTGATACGATATACATAACAAATAAGTACGACATGTCGTTTGCTACCTTTGTCGGAGTTAACCATCGCGAGCAATCTGTACTTCTTGGATGTGGGTTACTTAACTTCGAAGAGAAGGCTTCATTTGTGTGGTTATTTAATTTCTAG
- the LOC112750070 gene encoding AUGMIN subunit 2 — MSMGNESSWVGKKPIRRIGGMSDALSIAADLGFSVSASQPPPQEPSLPSSGEKGEDLVRVLRELTTVQRKIADLQVELQGRKDDKNVAHLTHVSEMEKKIETLGRITAILKDVIQNKDRIIARLQQPYSLDCIPVEAEFQKQFSELLMKAASDYGALTASVADFQWSQNFKEPPSVWGEMLRPIPVALASCTRFFEAMSATRESFAALQKLRVGQFDSPIPSTPARDPSQRLPGVSNCLTPPPMEN; from the exons ATGTCAATGGGGAACGAGTCAAGTTGGGTTGGGAAGAAGCCTATCAGGCGCATTGGTGGCATGTCCGACGCACTCTCCATCGCCGCCGATCTTGGTTTCTCCGTCTCCGCTTCCCAACCACCGCCTCAG GAACCTTCTCTTCCGAGTAGCGGCGAAAAGGGCGAGGACTTGGTCAGGGTTTTGAGGGAACTAACCACTGTTCAACGCAAGATCGCGGATTTGCAAGTGGAACTTCAAGGACGCaag GATGATAAGAATGTTGCGCATTTGACGCATGTGAGtgaaatggaaaagaaaattgaGACTTTGGGGAGGATTACCGCTATACTGAAAGATGTTATCCAGAATAAG GATCGCATCATAGCTCGCCTGCAGCAGCCTTATTCTCTTGATTGCATTCCTGTAGAAGCAGAATTTCAG AAACAATTCTCTGAACTACTGATGAAGGCAGCTAGTGATTACGGTGCCTTGACAGCATCAGTGGCAGATTTTCAGTGGAGTCAGAATTTCAAGGAACCTCCTTCAGTTTGGGGG GAAATGCTTCGACCCATTCCAGTAGCTTTGGCATCTTGCACTCGCTTCTTTGAAGCAATGTCTGCCACAAGAGAGTCATTTGCAGCCCTACAGAAATTGAGAGTGGGTCAATTTGATTCCCCTATACCAAGTACTCCGGCGAGAGATCCTTCCCAAAGACTGCCCGGAGTTTCTAATTGTCTGACTCCACCTCCAATGGAAAACTGA